In the genome of Methylomagnum ishizawai, the window ATTCCTGGGCGGCTTCCTCGTTGCCCAGCGCGGTTTCGATTTCGATGCCGAGCTTGAGCGCTTCGGGATTGGGGCCGGCGGCGGCGAAATAGCGTTCTAGGAAGGCCCGCGCCGACATGAGCTGGCGGTTCTCGCGGCTCAGTTTCGCCATTTCCAGCAAGCTGGGCGGGAAATTGGGTGCGGCGTCCAAAGCCTGCCGCAAATAGCCTTCGGCCTCGGTTTTCTTGCCCGTTTTGCGGGCGCAGATGCCGGCATTGGTCAGGACCACCCAGGGCTGGTCGTACAGCTTGTTGCCGATGATCTGGTTGAATTGCTCGAAAGCGTCCTGGGCCTTGCCGTGGTTGCACAGGAAGCGCCCGTAATTGTTGCGAGCCCCGTAATTATCGGGCTTGAGCGACAGCGCCTTCTTGAAACTGGCGTCGGCGTTGGGATAGTCGTCGATGCGTTCGTAGAGTACGCCGATGGAGTTATACGCCTCGCTGTTGTCGTCGTCCAAGTCGATGGCCCGCTTCATATCCTGCAAGGCGATTTCGTAGCTGCCCGCTTCCATGTATTTCACGCCTTTTTCGACATAAATCTTGGAAGCCTCTTGCGGGCTGTATTTGACGGGCGCGGGTTGCGGCAAGGTTTGGATGGTTTCTGGACTCGACGAACAGGCTCCGAGCAAGCTTGCGAAAACCCAGGCGGTCGAGCGGTGGACGTTCATGGCGCGGCGGTGGCGGCCTGTTGCAGGCGGATTTGCCTACGGGTGCGGTCGTTGACCTTGCCCACCAATTGGCCACAGGCTGCGTCGATATCGTCGCCGCGGGTCTTGCGGGTGGTGGTGATCAGCCCGGCTTGTTGCAGGATTTCGCTGAACCTACGGAGGTTTTCCGGGGTGGAACAGCGGTAGTCGGT includes:
- the pilW gene encoding type IV pilus biogenesis/stability protein PilW, producing MNVHRSTAWVFASLLGACSSSPETIQTLPQPAPVKYSPQEASKIYVEKGVKYMEAGSYEIALQDMKRAIDLDDDNSEAYNSIGVLYERIDDYPNADASFKKALSLKPDNYGARNNYGRFLCNHGKAQDAFEQFNQIIGNKLYDQPWVVLTNAGICARKTGKKTEAEGYLRQALDAAPNFPPSLLEMAKLSRENRQLMSARAFLERYFAAAGPNPEALKLGIEIETALGNEEAAQEYATTLRQRFPGGK